tctatttgaaattcctgttccataatattattttcttgagccatttttaattgtttaaaaagcattgtaacttcttctaatttttcttcaatattcataattttagtggtggttttacttttaaatatgttatattgattatattttgaaatttctcttccttgggattctctttttccttatttctttgaaattttatggatgttaatatttcaagcatatctactatagaatttaattgtgggttaaaagtatgatatagatgtggggaatcatttccatggtaacatcttttagaaattccgtgtgaaaaataagttttttcaggtttttaaagtccttcaataaaacttatagtaaataaagattttgagaaaagtcattttgtattgattttaaaaattcgGTGTCGTtacagttaacattagttaaaatcattaatttttgatctattaattttgataacttaattatttcttctctcaaatcttctaatttacttttttccattaggtgagGCTTTTCTTTATGAAGAGTTACGATTTTAAGTGAAAAGTGTAACTTTAAGATGTGTGGTTTAAATTTTGCCACGTAATCATATCTTTAAATCTGTACAGATTTAGATCTGTACCATATAATTTCCTATAAGTATATTATTAGGTAAAACCATACAACTAAGATATTTGAATATGGAAGCAAAATTGGCAAAATATCCCAAAGTGAAATTCTGCAACATAGGCTTGTCATGTTTCACTCTGAGAAgtctttattttttctaaataatAACTGGAATTTGGATGCTTCGGCTAGATTTACACGGTGGACAATTTTTTCCGAATTTATTTATTACGGTATAATTGGAGGTTGTAGGATTTCAATAACAGCCTCAAAGGCAAGATAAATCTAAAACTCACTCAAAAGCACTTTCACATTACACTCAGGTTTCAACCACAAGCCTTGTTGCCAAGACTTGTTAAAATGGGAAAAGGAGGAACGTGATTCTAGCTCATCTCTTCTCCCTCAACAACGCCAAACAATTATagccaaaaaacaaaaagagaaaagaaagcaGGAAATTTCTAAAATAACAAATAAGATGACAGAACCTGGAACCTATAATTATCCCATTTTCCAGGTCATAGCAAAGTTTCTACCTACAGGGATGTTCAAGCCTGTCAACCCTACCATGATTATCTTACTTTCGCCATTATTCTCACCATCCAAGTGCACATGCTGCGACGTACTAACAGTGGCGTTTGTGACACTCATCAATGGCTTTCCATCTATCTCGACTTCAGATATTACTCCGCTTCCATCTAATCCCAGCACAGATATGGCTTCAATGGTGAAACCTTTATCTAAAGCAAACTTGCCCTCTTGGACCTCTGACCAAACTTTCACAGCACCTTGCTTGACAGTGGCCTGGAAATCAACATAAGTTGAGTAGCCATTTCCGAGTTGCATCTCCGGCTGTTCGTCCTCATCAAGGTAAAGGTTCCCTTTAGCTTCTCCTTGTGTTGCCCCTGCCGGGAAGGCGACAATAAGTGTGAAGGGTGTTgttcttgcttcctttgataTCATTCCGCCCCGCTGCATTGGAAGAATGGCATTCTGGTATAAATGCACATTTACCACGTGCAGCGGCGCATCAAGGGTGACATAGACTCCATTCTTCGACGAGATAGTGCTTGTCCAATCAAGCAAACTATACCAGCTTCCAGGAGGGAAGAGTGCTTTGACTTGTGTTTTCCCCTGTTCTAGCACTGGAGAGATCATGAGACTGCTTCCTAGCAAGAACTGGGTGCTAAGGCCGTAACACTCGGTGTAAGTCGGAAATGAGAAGAAAAGAGGCCTGGCAATTGGGGCTCCACTGACATGAGCCTCATAGCTCAAGGTGTAGAGATATGGCAATAACTTATACCTTATACCCAAAGCATTTCTTGCAGATTGCGCTACCGACTCCCATTGGTAAAGCTCCTGTCTAGGGGAGTAATAGTTGGCATGATCCCTTGAAAAAGGATAGAAAGCACCAACTTCAATCCACCTATTGCAAAGCTCTTCTGTTGGTTGTGGATAGAATCCACATATATCTGAACCCACCATTGGCACCCCAAATATACCGAAATTGAGCATTGTGGATATTGAGTACCTCAAATTCTCCCATGTTCCTTGATTGTCACCGGTCCAATGCGCAGCGTATTTTCCTGAACCGACATAAGTTGATCGAGACAAAATGAATGGCCTTTTGCCTTGAAGGCCTTGGAGGGCCTTGTGAGTCGCAATGGACTGAGAGAAACCATAAAGACTGTGCGCATCATACTCCAGAACACCATTATAGTGGACTGCACTTGTTGCTATTGTTTTGTAGCCGATTGGAACCTGTGTTCCTGAGGCATTTATCTTATATGGAGGATCGTCCCATCGCGTTTTGGTGATGTTCTTGCAATCCAAGCAGCATATCCATCCAGGCCCTGTACCACTTGGGCATATCTTTCCCTTAGGAATCTTGCACTTTCCAGAGCAGAAATTAGAAGCTTCATTCATGTCAATCCATAGCCCGTCTACAGGAACGAGTTCATGGAAGCGTCGAACCTCATCACCCCACCAAGAAACTGTCTTTGGATTGAGAAAATCAGGAAAATTTACAGCCCCGGGCCAAACCTGAGCCAAGAAAGGTTCACCTTCATACTTGATGAAAACATCATTTGCTAAACCCCTTTGATATACACCATAAGAGGAGTTAACTGCAATTCCGGGATCAATAATGACAATGTATTTCATGCCAATCTTGTGTATTCTGTCCAAAAAGTTTAAGAGTTTCGGACGAGGGTAGTTTACTGGATTGAGAGTGAAGTCCTTGTGCCCATCCATGTGATCATCATCATTCCATATCACATCAAGTGGGATTTGAgcctttttataattttcaacAACATCCTCAACCACGGACAGATTGTGATATCCCCATCTGCATTGATGGAACCCTGTAAAACCAAATGACTGAGAATATCAGTTCAAAAATTGAGATAGAATTTCAAGGTACGGCTTGTATTTTCAACTAGTTCTGGAAGCTTAAGAATCCAATGGAACTGATCCTTATCAATTCATGGAAAAGTAGCAACATGTAATTGAAGCAAAGTGAAAAGATAAATCAACTCAGGCAAATTCTAACTAGAATCGAAATTTTACTTCCTTCGTTTCAAATAATTGTTGCTTTATAAAAAAACTAACTATCTAAACACATTAAGTTAATATACATAgacattaatttttataatgtaCCAAAAAGTAAAATCTTCTATTAATTTAAAATGTAGAGAGTagaaagaaaacataaaaagatTAAGCATAACCCTTCATGAATAGTTCTTAATTTCTTATGAAAGAGTCCGAATTAACCTAGATATCACATAATCCAAAGTCCAAACTAACCTTTATTCCATGCACATGATTGAAGGGACCATAAGTCAATGAACAGCTAATTTCAACTATGAAGGAAGCATATCATTGAAATGAAAGAAAGATCTTCCTTATGGTCGCATTTAATACATAATGTGAGCATGATATTTCCTTGAGAAAAATGGGCATGGTGATAAACGTGTAAGCAATCATGGTCCTTGAAAAGGACCCAGGGATTGCTTTCATTCATGCATGTTATAAAGGTCAATCTCCTAGTCTCAAAAGTATAGCAAACATTATCAACTTTTTTATATGGTAAAGTTGCGTTTccaattttttatgtattacgCTTATCTTTCTGTGTGGGCCTAAAAGGCATTAAATAATTCAACAACTATTATTAGATCCAAAAAAGATCTTTGTCAAGATCCATCTAATACAGTCAGattcataataataaaataatgcagacctaacaacaaaaaataataattaagaacaaaaaaatCTCTGAGACAGCATCACACACGTCACAATATCAAGAAAACAGGGGAATTGGGAAAATCATTACTCAGCATTCTCAAAAGCATCATGCATCCGAAATTTATGCTATAAAGTATAAACCCTAAATCTTAGATCAGTTAAGCAACTCACTGTTAATCATATACACATAATCACATTTAAAATTAGATCTTCGACGGCATTATCTAAGCAAAATAACACCTTATCTTTATCCACATCTGATTAGTGTAAGACCATTTTCAGATTCCAAATTCTTCAATTATATAACCGCTAAAAAGGAAATGACATCAAAATTCATTTTATCAGTATCACTAACTCGAGGCATACCATATGGAACAGAACATTAAGAACACGAAGAGCAACCCAATGCACAATATGCTTGTGCGCTAGACAGGGTCTGAAGAAGGACCACCACACACAGTACAATGTAGGCAATCCTTCACATAGTTACATAGTACGCAATGGAACTAGTACACTACgtcatactaaaaatattttatgtgaAAAATATACATATGTCATTCCGGTACGCAGAAGAATTGGTATCCAATACGTTAACTAATTAGTGAATTCATGTAAGTATGATCCTACATTAATAGTTAATTGACTTCATTCCACATCTTGAACCGTAACCTTTGAGATTCACGCAGAAACTAGATAACAGCATAAagagtttttatttaaaaaaaaaaagaaaagaaaagcatacCGAAAGCCCAGTAAGGCATTGGAGCAGGTCTGCCAATGAAGGAAGTATACTGATCAACAACATTCAATGGAGAAGGTCCCGAAAAGAAGTAGAAATCGAAGACACCACCAATGACCTTGTAAGTCAAGGACGTCCCTTTATAGAAAACATCCATTCCATTGCTGTTAAGAAGCAAAACGGCGTGCGCCGAAGCAGAACCGCCGTTATTTCTCAGATCCATGTACACCGGATGCGATCCGTACAGATCAGCATTGAGGTTAATGGCAGAAATATCAGTCGTGTACAGCGTGTAAGGATCACTCGGGTACAGCTTAATCCCGTGCGGTTGCGTGTTTTCTCCCAATCCATAAAGAGAAGCGTCTTTCGGAAGTTTTGTTGAAATCTCAAGGTACTGGTCCTTGAACACGAGGGAACTGAAAAGGGAGTTTGTGTCGAAGAGGGTTTCGCCGTTCGACTTCCGTTTCACGGCGAAGGTGAACGGGTTTGAGGTGTAGCTTAACAGAAGCTCGGAGCCAGAGTACTCTGAGACGGTTATGGGGTTCTTGATGGACTTCCTTCCGATGCTTTGTGTTAATGGCGGTGGTTGCTCTCTTGGTAAAAGGTTGTACGGAACCTCCCATCTTGGTTTGGTAGCGTCGGTTATTTGAACCCTCAAACGGTTATCCGTCTCGTGTCTGCCAGAAAAATACAAAGAAAAGAACGAAAACAGTTTGAAAGTTAACGGAAACATGCAAGTAAAAGAGGGAAATGTGAGTGCATTGTGGTTTTACTTTTAGTGGACTCATTAGTGCCAAACTTTCCCACactgtttttgaaaaataaataacaccTGTTAAGAACTTACTTGGCGTAGAAACGGAGGAGGGGAATGTCAGGTCCGTAGATTTTGGTTTTCTTGTTAACTTGAAG
The genomic region above belongs to Arachis stenosperma cultivar V10309 chromosome 5, arast.V10309.gnm1.PFL2, whole genome shotgun sequence and contains:
- the LOC130982621 gene encoding alpha-xylosidase 1, with the protein product MVSPNPSLFFTLLLLSVAVASSSSSQPNATNIGQGYRLISVEEAPDGGLIGLLQVNKKTKIYGPDIPLLRFYAKHETDNRLRVQITDATKPRWEVPYNLLPREQPPPLTQSIGRKSIKNPITVSEYSGSELLLSYTSNPFTFAVKRKSNGETLFDTNSLFSSLVFKDQYLEISTKLPKDASLYGLGENTQPHGIKLYPSDPYTLYTTDISAINLNADLYGSHPVYMDLRNNGGSASAHAVLLLNSNGMDVFYKGTSLTYKVIGGVFDFYFFSGPSPLNVVDQYTSFIGRPAPMPYWAFGFHQCRWGYHNLSVVEDVVENYKKAQIPLDVIWNDDDHMDGHKDFTLNPVNYPRPKLLNFLDRIHKIGMKYIVIIDPGIAVNSSYGVYQRGLANDVFIKYEGEPFLAQVWPGAVNFPDFLNPKTVSWWGDEVRRFHELVPVDGLWIDMNEASNFCSGKCKIPKGKICPSGTGPGWICCLDCKNITKTRWDDPPYKINASGTQVPIGYKTIATSAVHYNGVLEYDAHSLYGFSQSIATHKALQGLQGKRPFILSRSTYVGSGKYAAHWTGDNQGTWENLRYSISTMLNFGIFGVPMVGSDICGFYPQPTEELCNRWIEVGAFYPFSRDHANYYSPRQELYQWESVAQSARNALGIRYKLLPYLYTLSYEAHVSGAPIARPLFFSFPTYTECYGLSTQFLLGSSLMISPVLEQGKTQVKALFPPGSWYSLLDWTSTISSKNGVYVTLDAPLHVVNVHLYQNAILPMQRGGMISKEARTTPFTLIVAFPAGATQGEAKGNLYLDEDEQPEMQLGNGYSTYVDFQATVKQGAVKVWSEVQEGKFALDKGFTIEAISVLGLDGSGVISEVEIDGKPLMSVTNATVSTSQHVHLDGENNGESKIIMVGLTGLNIPVGRNFAMTWKMG